AACTAAGCAGTCTGCTGGGCAAAAAAGTAATGGTGAATTTGTGGGCTTCGTGGTGTGGCCCCTGTAGAGAAGAAATGCCAAGCATAGAAGCATTGGCACAATCCATTGATACCAGCAAAGCTGCGGTAGTACTCATTTCTTTGGATGAAGACAAAGCTGATGGCATGCGTTTTTTACAAGGCAAAAACCTGCAGCGATGGGCCTACTTTCCTACTACCGACTTGCCCGACATTTTTAATGTACCTGGCATACCAGCAACTTTCTTCTTCAACGAAAAAGGAGAAATGATTAAAGAGATTGTTGGTACAGAGGATTACAATACCCCTGCATTCAAACAATTGCTGCAGTAAAAACCAGCTACTACTTAAGCCATCCAGGCGCCAACCAGTTCGCCGTTTTCCACTTCTACATCAATGTATTCTTGTATGGTGGTAGCCAGGCTAAAGCCAATAATATCAGGCTGAATGGGAAACTTACGGTGGGTTCTAGCCACCAGTACCGCCGTTTGAATTTTATGCGGATGTTGATTTAGAAAAGGCTTCAACGCATAAGTAAGCGTTTTGCCACTGTTGGCCACATCGTCCAACAGTAGGAGCACGGCACTGTTTAAATCTGGTTTTGAACTCAGCT
The Phnomibacter ginsenosidimutans genome window above contains:
- a CDS encoding TlpA family protein disulfide reductase; its protein translation is MRMKSFLPLLLLVTVTFCCTSCGPKAATENSTASTAPTEKILPALALQHADGGAFELSSLLGKKVMVNLWASWCGPCREEMPSIEALAQSIDTSKAAVVLISLDEDKADGMRFLQGKNLQRWAYFPTTDLPDIFNVPGIPATFFFNEKGEMIKEIVGTEDYNTPAFKQLLQ
- a CDS encoding phosphoribosyltransferase family protein is translated as MTKTYILNKEQIALKLQRMALEIAEQNMGEQRIVIASILPNGAIMSKTVKEVLAKYFEGTIEEITVDLDKRHPSEVQLSSKPDLNSAVLLLLDDVANSGKTLTYALKPFLNQHPHKIQTAVLVARTHRKFPIQPDIIGFSLATTIQEYIDVEVENGELVGAWMA